One Diabrotica virgifera virgifera chromosome 3, PGI_DIABVI_V3a genomic window carries:
- the LOC126882627 gene encoding uncharacterized protein LOC126882627, producing MHHPSIPPPQPQGVTPSCRRGAWPRGENSLGGARAHCPTGQINTTQLVGRKVGQKKKNKKGRRESSGGEKENRRGGEKERDENQGEKRWRREVEEKEDPGSRTSANRSKGKERVGKRETREVREELQTKREEERKRIGREKEGEENRQKDEKNKAKSQRKENTREEGESSSSDSGSDDESEEEEQTPNCNARTKLERLQDSVAALEKLMVEVPNTRVAIKQEVDNLRNRLFDYTEELEESKKKEEVPRKSVCTTSRGVQTNMEPLKVKKMATMSVQVDLENPEAIKRRVDAITEKMAICEYEEITEFLNEDWPEEVFQRTEVKEGDISDIAADVAVFVTNNDEDKKAMETVKGMFPDLPGVPAEVDEDGGLGTVRVTMSAHVDGTWIDKEKYGFKLLPNKKEELESVKFLKTCRKLVQKMEELGRERVGIHTPTSLGVETSRRILEWAARGRGVTITLLGKKSRRGWANINTKPREQCGVVLISKNKEKSFAGLMAEVKSNLTGRKSIDIKRIRQTRNQGISLELGGGREMAEEVKKLLSGSTCVSRAVAKGGVVKRRILMQEIPPNTTEDVIQKATEEAAGKERACDIVKTWTETRGGERGMMSAVMDVDEDAAEKILRMRRIRVEYTSCRVIEARTEIPRCLRCLAFGHKQWNCKGQNRRGCCFRCGKEGHIASECKTETIRCLNCDVTGYVANSRRCPKFNRLVESRDH from the exons ATGCACCATCCTAGTATACCGCCACCCCAACCTCAAGGTGTAACACCATCGTGCCGAAGGGGTGCATGGCCCAGGG GGGAAAACAGCCTTGGCGGGGCAAGGGCGCACTGCCCCACTGGACAGATCAACACGACCCAACTCGTGGGAAGGAAGGTgggacaaaaaaagaaaaacaaaaaaggcaGAAGAGAGAGCAGCGGGGGCGAAAAAGAAAACAGAAGAGGCGGGGAAAAAGAAAGGGACGAGAATCAAGGGGAGAAAAGATGGAGAAGAGAAGTGGAAGAAAAGGAAGACCCCGGATCTAGAACCAGCGCAAACAGAAGCAAGGGAAAAGAAAGAGTAGGTAAGAGGGAAACAAGGGAAGTAAGAGAGGAACTGCAAACCAAGagagaagaagaaagaaagagaATAGGAAGAGAAAAAGAGGGAGAAGAGAACAGACAGAAGGACGAAAAAAATAAAGCGAAGAGTCAAAGGAAAGAAAACACAAGGGAAGAAGGGGAATCGAGCAGCTCTGACAGCGGCTCCGATGATGAATCGGAGGAAGAGGAGCAAACACCCAACTGTAATGCAAGAACAAAGTTGGAACGCCTCCAGGATAGTGTAGCGGCCCTTGAAAAACTCATGGTTGAGGTGCCAAATACAAGGGTTGCCATAAAGCAGGAGGTCGACAACCTGAGAAACCGGTTGTTCGATTATACCGAGGAACTGGAGGAAagcaagaagaaagaagaggttCCAAGGAAGTCTGTTTGCACGACATCCAGAGGTGTGCAGACGAACATGGAGCCCTTGAAAGTCAAGAAAATGGCGACAATGAGTGTTCAAGTGGACCTAGAGAACCCAGAAGCCATTAAAAGGAGGGTGGACGCCATCACGGAAAAAATGGCAATATGCGAGTACGAGGAAATAACAGAGTTCTTAAATGAGGACTGGCCGGAGGAAGTCTTCCAAAGAACTGAAGTGAAAGAGGGGGACATCTCTGATATAGCAGCAGACGTGGCAGTATTTGTTACCAACAACGACGAGGACAAAAAAGCCATGGAAACGGTGAAAGGTATGTTTCCTGACCTACCAGGTGTTCCAGCGGAGGTAGATGAGGATGGAGGCCTGGGAACTGTGAGAGTCACGATGTCTGCTCATGTAGATGGAACGTGGATTGACAAGGAGAAATATGGATTCAAACTTCTCCCAAACAAGAAGGAAGAACTCGAGTCGGTGAAGTTCCTCAAGACATGCAGGAAACTGGTACAGAAGATGGAGGAGCTAGGAAGAGAAAGAGTGGGAATCCACACGCCAACATCACTAGGAGTtgagacatcgaggagaatcctgGAGTGGGCAGCAAGAGGAAGGGGTGTGACGATCACGCTCCTAGGCAAAAAATCCAGAAGAGGGTGGGCAAACATTAACACCAAGCCCAGAGAACAATGTGGAGTAGTACTTATCAGCAAAAACAAGGAAAAATCATTTGCGGGCCTTATGGCAGAAGTGAAAAGTAACCTCACAGGAAGAAAATccatcgacataaaaaggatcaGACAGACCAGAAATCAAGGAATATCACTGGAACTGGGAGGAGGAAGGGAAATGGCGGAGGAAGTGAAGAAACTCCTCTCTGGTAGCACATGTGTGTCGAGAGCAGTGGCAAAAGGGGGCGTCGTAAAGAGAAGAATCTTGATGCAAGAAATCCCACCCAACACAACGGAGGATGTGATCCAAAAGGCCACAGAGGAAGCCGCAGGTAAAGAGCGGGCATGTGACATAGTAAAAACCTGGACCGAGACACGGGGTGGAGAAAGAGGGATGATGAGTGCAGTGATGGATGTCGACGAAGACGCGGCCGAAAAGATCCTAAGAATGAGAAGAATTAGGGTAGAGTATACCTCCTGTCGGGTCATAGAAGCAAGGACAGAAATACCAAGATGCTTGAGATGCCTAGCCTTTGGACACAAGCAATGGAACTGTAAAGGGCAGAACAGAAGAGGATGTTGCTTCCGATGCGGCAAAGAGGGTCACATAGCGTCGGAATGCAAGACAGAAACAATCAGATGTCTCAACTGCGATGTGACCGGGTATGTGGCGAATTCAAGAAGATGTCCAAAGTTCAACCGACTGGTTGAAAGTAGGGACCACTAA